The Pyrus communis chromosome 2, drPyrComm1.1, whole genome shotgun sequence genome includes a window with the following:
- the LOC137724956 gene encoding uncharacterized protein has translation MSFEDQLSALMQSQLSFQQQTQTSIQNTQASIKKLETQVGQLASAFHERENSQFPSQFMLNPKGTQEHVKSVMTLRNSRVIGDKVNDPVHVDDSEVIEDENMSKSMKMDTITAPKVVGQTRAAVSHGFPSLVMNSKSSPSSSMKAYVPPIPYPRRLKISSYAKFLKDLCTNKRKFEEHEKLGMGELKPTSVTLQLANKLVKYPQGIIEDVLAQVDRFVLPVDFIILDIEDDPTPSRDLPLVMGHPFMATTGTIINMKKGLLIMTVQDIIVELKIFEATKSHSDAHVLFRVDVFDHLVNSEFVTSNYKDHFEAYLNVPHEEFKLQSEVLKGSPFKFEELRNKVYKRVAYTRKRPRCSIIVPSFRRNLNQLLPAVADKDDRAVADGDNGDDIAVADDG, from the exons ATGTCATTCGAAGATCAGTTATCTGCTCTTATGCAAAGCCAACTCTCTTTCCAACAACAAACTCAAACCTCCATACAAAATACTCAAGCTTCTATTAAAAAGTTGGAAACTCAAGTGGGGCAACTTGCTAGTGCTTTTCATGAAAGGGAAAATAGTCAATTTCCAAGTCAGTTTATGTTGAATCCGAAGGGTACTCAAGAACATGTCAAGTCTGTTATGACATTGCGAAATAGTAGAGTTATTGGTGACAAAGTTAATGATCCAGTCCATGTTGATGACAGTGAAGTTATTGAAGATGAAAACATGTCAAAATCAATGAAAATGGACACAATTACAGCTCCTAAAGTTGTTGGACAAACACGGGCAGCAGTTTCTCATGGCTTTCCTAGCCTAGTCATGAACTCAAAGAGCTCTCCTAGCTCTTCTATGAAGGCATATGTGCCCCCTATTCCATACCCAAGGCGTTTGAAG ATTTCGAGTTatgctaagttcttgaaggaccTTTGTACCAACAAGAGGAAATTTGAGGAACATGAAAAG CTTGGTATGGGCGAGCTTAAGCCTACTTCAGTGACTTTACAGCTTGCAAACAAGTTAGTTAAATATCCACAGGGAATCATTGAAGATGTGTTAGCTCAAGTTGATCGATTTGTGCTTCCCGTAGATTTCATCATTCTTGACATAGAGGATGATCCTACACCAAGTCGTGACCTTCCTTTGGTCATGGGGCATCCTTTTATGGCTACAACAGGTACAATTATTAACATGAAGAAGGGATTGCTCATTATGACTGTTCAGGATATAATTGTGGAATTAAAAATTTTTGAAGCTACTAAAAGTCATTCCGATGCTCATGTGCTTTTCCGGGTTGATGTATTTGATCATTTAGTGAATTCTGAGTTTGTGACTAGCAATTATAAAGATCATTTTGAGGCATATTTGAATGTTCCACATGAGGAGTTTAAACTCCAAAGTGAAGTCCTTAAAGGCTCTCCTTTCAAGTTCGAGGAGCTTAGGAATAAGGTTTATAAAAGGGTTGCAtatacaaggaaaagaccaaggTGTTCCATTATCGTCCCATCATTCAGAAGGAATTTGAACCAG CTCTTACCAGCAGTTGCAGACAAAGATGACAGAGCAGTTGCAGACGGAGACAATGGAGATGACATAGCAGTTGCAGACGACGGTTAA
- the LOC137726391 gene encoding uncharacterized protein — protein MADDLWSFKDIFLIKAPKNSPLVLRMIVVLFAMVCGVYICSICLQQVSTRTKSGFLNIEVIQRPCPQLDVEPEELRYMHYPKPKTYSRAECACNPVQYFAILSMQRSGSGWFETLLNNHTNISSNGEIFSVKVRRSNISTIVETLDRLYNLDWLSSASKNECTAAVGLKWMLNQGLMQHHEEIVEYFNTRGVSAIFLFRRNLLRRMISVLANLYDRDNKLLNGTHKSHVHSPHEAEILAKYKPTINATLLIPNLKQVQDTTTKALEYFKSTRHIILYYEDIVKNRTKLLDVQDFLKVPKRDLKSRQVKIHKGNLSSQIENWGDIQKTLTGTQYESFLSADYRRR, from the exons ATGGCTGATGATCTCTGGTCCTTCAAG GATATATTTTTGATAAAGGCGCCGAAGAATTCTCCATTGGTGCTGCGGATGATTGTTGTGTTGTTTGCAATGGTCTGTGGTGTCTATATTTGCTCAATTTGTTTACAGCAGGTCAGCACCCGCACAAAATCTGGATTCTTAAATATTGAGGTGATTCAAAGGCCGTGTCCACAGCTTGATGTTGAGCCCGAAGAACTTCGTTATATGCACTACCCAAAGCCCAAAACTTATAGCAG GGCTGAGTGTGCGTGCAATCCTGTGCAATACTTCGCAATTTTGTCGATGCAGAGGTCTGGGAGTGGGTGGTTTGAGACACTATTGAATAATCATACTAACATAAGCTCAAATGGGGAGATTTTCTCTGTGAAAGTTAGGAGAAGTAATATTTCAACAATCGTTGAGACTTTGGACAGACTTTATAATCTAGATTGGTTGAGTAGCGCCTCAAAGAATGAATGCACTGCTGCAGTTGGCTTGAAGTGGATGCTTAATCAG GGCTTGATGCAGCATCACGAAGAAATAGTAGAGTACTTCAATACACGGGGTGTTTCTGCTATCTTTCTCTTTCGAAGAAATCTGTTGCGGAGGATGATCTCTGTCCTTGCAAATTTGTATGACCGAGATAATAAGCTGCTTAATGGGACCCACAAGTCTCACGTGCATTCTCCTCACGAG GCAGAAATACTTGCAAAATACAAGCCTACAATCAATGCAACTTTGCTGATACCCAACCTGAAGCAAGTACAGGATACAACCACGAAAGCTTTGGAATATTTCAAGAGCACCCGTCATATTATCCTCTACTATGAGGATATCGTAAAAAACCGCACT AAGTTGCTTGATGTTCAAGATTTTCTTAAGGTTCCAAAAAGGGATTTAAAGAGTCGCCAGGTGAAGATACACAAAGGTAATTTGTCTAGTCAGATTGAGAATTGGGGCGACATCCAAAAGACACTTACAGGAACACAGTATGAAAGCTTCCTCAGTGCGGATTATCGAAGAAGGTAA
- the LOC137725139 gene encoding polyadenylate-binding protein RBP47-like isoform X2, translating to MAQQSNGGADLGTQQQHLQQQQQQQQQQQWMHQQQQQQQQWMAMQYPAAAMAMMQQQMMVYPQHYMPYAATPHHPHHNPYQQQPQAVAYQQQQPPKQQHSPSQKQGPTDEVRTIWVGDLHHWMDETYLHGCFAHTGQVSSVKVIRNKQTGQSEGYGFVEFYSREVAEEVLQNCNGVPMPNTEQPFRLNWATFSAGDRRSDPSSDLSIFVGDLATDVTDTMLQETFSSRYSSVKGAKVVLDANTGRSKGYGFVRFGDENERSRAIAEMNGAYCSSRAMRIGVATPKKSPAYQQQYSSQALVLAGGGHASNVAVAQGSQFDSEPNNTTIFVGGLDSEVNDEDLRQPFSHFGEVVSVKIPVGKACGFVQFANRKDAENAIQMLNGTVIGKQTVRLSWGRSQGNKWRSDSSNQWNGAHYGGQGYGGYGHVPQGQDLSMHTAAAVNGTS from the exons ATGGCCCAGCAATCTAACGGCGGCGCCGATCTGGGCACTCAGCAGCAGCATCTgcaacaacaacagcaacaacagcagcagcagcaatggatgcaccagcagcagcagcagcagcagcaatggaTGGCCATGCAGTACCCGGCCGCGGCGATGGCGATGATGCAGCAGCAGATGATGGTGTACCCGCAGCATTACATGCCATACGCGGCGACTCCCCATCATCCTCACCACAATCCATACCAGCAGCAACCTCAGGCTGTGGCgtatcagcagcagcagccgcCGAAGCAGCAGCATTCGCCGTCCCAGAAACAGGGGCCCACCGACGAGGTCAGGACCATCTGGGTCGGCGACCTTCATCATTGGATGGACGAGACTTACCTTCACGGATGCTTTGCTCACACTGGACAG GTTTCCTCAGTAAAGGTTATACGCAATAAGCAAACTGGTCAGTCAGAGGGATATGGATTTGTTGAGTTCTATTCACGTGAAGTAGCTGAAGAAGTTTTGCAGAACTGTAACGGAGTTCCCATGCCTAATACAGAGCAGCCTTTTCGTTTGAACTGGGCAACCTTCAGTGCTGGTGATAGACGATCAGACCCTAGTTCTGATCTATCTATCTTTGTAGGAGATTTGGCTACAGATGTGACTGACACTATGTTGCAGGAGACTTTTTCTAGTAGATATTCATCTGTTAAGGGAGCAAAAGTTGTTCTAGATGCAAATACTGGACGTTCAAAAGGTTATGGTTTTGTTAGGTTTGGTGATGAAAATGAGAGGTCAAGGGCCATTGCCGAAATGAATGGTGCGTATTGTTCAAGCAGGGCCATGCGCATAGGTGTTGCAACACCCAAAAAATCACCTGCATATCAACAACAGTATTCTTCACAAG CATTGGTATTGGCTGGTGGTGGACATGCATCAAATGTTGCCGTCGCCCAAGGGTCCCAGTTTGACAGTGAGCCCAATAACACAACT ATATTTGTTGGAGGGCTTGATTCTGAGGTCAATGATGAAGACCTCCGGCAGCCTTTTTCTCATTTCGGTGAAGTTGTCTCTGTGAAAATACCAGTTGGAAAAGCTTGTGGTTTTGTTCAGTTTGCTAATAG GAAGGATGCTGAGAACGCAATACAGATGTTGAATGGAACAGTTATTGGCAAGCAAACAGTTCGACTTTCTTGGGGTCGCAGTCAGGGGAACA AGTGGAGGTCGGATTCAAGTAACCAGTGGAACGGAGCACATTATGGAGGACAGGGCTATGGTGGGTATGGACATGTGCCACAGGGTCAGGACCTGAGCATGCACACCGCAGCTGCAGTTAACGGGACTTCTTAA
- the LOC137725139 gene encoding polyadenylate-binding protein RBP47-like isoform X1 encodes MAQQSNGGADLGTQQQHLQQQQQQQQQQQWMHQQQQQQQQWMAMQYPAAAMAMMQQQMMVYPQHYMPYAATPHHPHHNPYQQQPQAVAYQQQQPPKQQHSPSQKQGPTDEVRTIWVGDLHHWMDETYLHGCFAHTGQVSSVKVIRNKQTGQSEGYGFVEFYSREVAEEVLQNCNGVPMPNTEQPFRLNWATFSAGDRRSDPSSDLSIFVGDLATDVTDTMLQETFSSRYSSVKGAKVVLDANTGRSKGYGFVRFGDENERSRAIAEMNGAYCSSRAMRIGVATPKKSPAYQQQYSSQALVLAGGGHASNVAVAQGSQFDSEPNNTTIFVGGLDSEVNDEDLRQPFSHFGEVVSVKIPVGKACGFVQFANRKDAENAIQMLNGTVIGKQTVRLSWGRSQGNKQWRSDSSNQWNGAHYGGQGYGGYGHVPQGQDLSMHTAAAVNGTS; translated from the exons ATGGCCCAGCAATCTAACGGCGGCGCCGATCTGGGCACTCAGCAGCAGCATCTgcaacaacaacagcaacaacagcagcagcagcaatggatgcaccagcagcagcagcagcagcagcaatggaTGGCCATGCAGTACCCGGCCGCGGCGATGGCGATGATGCAGCAGCAGATGATGGTGTACCCGCAGCATTACATGCCATACGCGGCGACTCCCCATCATCCTCACCACAATCCATACCAGCAGCAACCTCAGGCTGTGGCgtatcagcagcagcagccgcCGAAGCAGCAGCATTCGCCGTCCCAGAAACAGGGGCCCACCGACGAGGTCAGGACCATCTGGGTCGGCGACCTTCATCATTGGATGGACGAGACTTACCTTCACGGATGCTTTGCTCACACTGGACAG GTTTCCTCAGTAAAGGTTATACGCAATAAGCAAACTGGTCAGTCAGAGGGATATGGATTTGTTGAGTTCTATTCACGTGAAGTAGCTGAAGAAGTTTTGCAGAACTGTAACGGAGTTCCCATGCCTAATACAGAGCAGCCTTTTCGTTTGAACTGGGCAACCTTCAGTGCTGGTGATAGACGATCAGACCCTAGTTCTGATCTATCTATCTTTGTAGGAGATTTGGCTACAGATGTGACTGACACTATGTTGCAGGAGACTTTTTCTAGTAGATATTCATCTGTTAAGGGAGCAAAAGTTGTTCTAGATGCAAATACTGGACGTTCAAAAGGTTATGGTTTTGTTAGGTTTGGTGATGAAAATGAGAGGTCAAGGGCCATTGCCGAAATGAATGGTGCGTATTGTTCAAGCAGGGCCATGCGCATAGGTGTTGCAACACCCAAAAAATCACCTGCATATCAACAACAGTATTCTTCACAAG CATTGGTATTGGCTGGTGGTGGACATGCATCAAATGTTGCCGTCGCCCAAGGGTCCCAGTTTGACAGTGAGCCCAATAACACAACT ATATTTGTTGGAGGGCTTGATTCTGAGGTCAATGATGAAGACCTCCGGCAGCCTTTTTCTCATTTCGGTGAAGTTGTCTCTGTGAAAATACCAGTTGGAAAAGCTTGTGGTTTTGTTCAGTTTGCTAATAG GAAGGATGCTGAGAACGCAATACAGATGTTGAATGGAACAGTTATTGGCAAGCAAACAGTTCGACTTTCTTGGGGTCGCAGTCAGGGGAACAAGCAG TGGAGGTCGGATTCAAGTAACCAGTGGAACGGAGCACATTATGGAGGACAGGGCTATGGTGGGTATGGACATGTGCCACAGGGTCAGGACCTGAGCATGCACACCGCAGCTGCAGTTAACGGGACTTCTTAA